The Candidatus Bathyarchaeota archaeon genomic interval ACTCTGGCAGCCATGTTCACAGGCGGCTTCAGCATGACCGGCGTATATCCAGAAGATGGCGTATTCACATTCGGCGAAACAAAGCAGCTAAAGACATGGGTCTTCGACTTAGGCTCAGGCCAAGAACTCTGGTCAACCAATGAAACCTACTCAGCCGATAACCAATACAACTTCTACGGCCAAGACCAAATAGTCATAGACGGAAAACTAATCCTCTACGGTGGATATGCAGGCAAAATGACTGCTTTTGATATCCAAACTGGCAATGTCGAGTGGGTCCACAACTGGCAAAGCATCGGTGACGAATCACCCTACGGTAACTACCCCATTCAGATAAGTGCAGTCTCAGGCGACAAAATCTACACAACAACTTGGGAACACTCCTACACCATTCCGCTCTACCGTGGTCCTAACCTAACCTGCCTCAACGCCACAGATGGAACAGTAATCTGGGACATCTTAGACTTTGGCGGCGGTGTAGCAATCGCAGATGGACGACTAGTCGCTGGCAATAGCATGGACAACCAAATCTACTGCTACGGCATGGGTCCAAGCGCAACCACAGTTGACGCACCCCAAATCATCCCAACACTAGGCACAGGCGTAATGATCACTGGCACCGTCACAGACCAAACAACCACTGGCAGACGCAACACCAACGACCAGGTAGACTTCACACTCCAAGGCACCCCCGCTGTCTCTGATGAGACCATGAGTGCATGGATGGAATACCTCTTCATGCAGCAACCCTACCCAACCGACGGAACAGGCGTCGAAGTCACCTTAGCCACCATTGACCCCAACGGCAACTACTACGACATAGGCACAGTCACCACCGACCTAAATGGCAAATACGCTCTACCCTTCAACCCTGAAGTCCCCGGCAACTACCAAATCATTGCAACATTTGCAGGCTCCAAATCGTACGGGTCATCCTCAGACACAACCTACCTATCAGTAGCCGAAGCACCAGCAACAGCTTCACCCGTCCCCGCAGCTAACCTACCACCCACAGAAACCTACTTCGCAATCTCAACAGTAGCAATCATCATCGCAATCGCCATTGTTGGCGCATTAGTAATGATGATGCTAAGAAAACGGCCATAAACCAGCAAAAAAACAATCCCTCCCCCCTTTATTTTTTTTTAATTAACTTTTCGTCATACCTGACCATCTTTTGTGTACCCTCAAAAAAAACAAAAGTACCCTTGGGATTAGCGGCACAGAAACCTTGCAACTAAAAATGTGGGTTGCCCCAAGAATTGGGGTTATGCGCTGTAGTCTCTGCCTACAGGTTTTGAGCTTGGCGGTTTGCCTGCTTCAGGAATCTGTGGCAACGGAATTGCAGGCGGCACATTCAACGTTCTTGAAATGAGTACTGATTCAATGAAGACAACGTTGGATATGGATTGGATGATTATTTGTGCTGGCGGCTTTTTTTGTTCATAATCTTTGAGGACTTTTTCTAACTCGTTTTTTTCGCCGGTTACATATGCGTTGCCTTTGATTGTCATCTGTGCAATCGAGGGATTATACATGATTGATAAAACGAATGGTACCTCCAAGTTTTCGTCTTGCTTCTTCTCCATGCCCACCACGTTAATGTTGGTGTTAATTTGAATGGGCGGTACAGGCTTGCGGATATCCCAGAAGCGTTCAGCCGATATACTTGAAATTATAACGTTAACTCTAAGCATGTTGGTTCAAAAAAGAATAAGTGCAGAGGGGAGATTTAAAACTGCTTATTTCTGCTTGTAGCGAGTAAATCCACAGTGGCCACAGGTGTATCGGTCATGGTGGTCTGCCATGAAGTAGCCTGGTCCGCAACGTTCGCAGGTTGGTCGAGCACGTGTAAATTTTTCGCCATCAACTTTGTACATGGCTTTGATGCCTTTTTCTCCGCCTTTACCTTTCTTTTCTGATTTGGCTTTTTCAGCGGGTTTTGCGTCTGCGGCTGGTTTAGGTGCCATTATGCATTCTCCTCTTCTTTGGGTTTTTGTGGATTGTTCCGTTTGCGGATGTATTCAGGTTCAACCAGTTTAGCTTGAGCGACTGATTGATATACGTTAGCGGTTCCCTCAGTGATGTTGGTTCCAGTTTTGGTGCGCATACG includes:
- a CDS encoding 30S ribosomal protein S27ae; translated protein: MYKVDGEKFTRARPTCERCGPGYFMADHHDRYTCGHCGFTRYKQK